tccagagatgttcgatggggttcaagttcgggctctggctggaccattCCATgactttcagagacttgtcctgaagccactcctgtgttgtcttgactgtgtgcttagggtcgttgtcctgttggaaggtaactTTCACCCCAGAGtgctctggggcaggttttcatcaaggatctctctgtactttgatccgttcatcttttcctcgatcctgaatagacttccagtccctgctgctgaaaaacatacccacagcatgatgctacctccaccatgcttcactgtagggatggtgccaggattcctccagacgtgatgcttggcattcaggccaaagagttctatcttggtttcatcagaccagagaatcttgtctcGCATGGTCtaaaagtcctttaggtgccttttggtaaactccaagcgggctgccgtgtgccttttactgagaagaggtttgcgtctggccactctaccataatgtcctgattggtggagtgctgcagagatggtcgtccttctggaaggttctcacatctccacaggggaactctggagctctgtcagagtgacctttgggttcttggtcacctccctgatctaggcttttctcccccgattgctcaggttggccgggtggccagctctaggaagagtcttggtggttccaaacttcttccatttaagaatgatggaggccactgtgttcttggggaccttcaatgctgcagacatgttttggtactgtaccccgacacagtcctgtctcggagttatacggacatttccttcgacctcatgactttgtttttgctctaacatgcactgttggaccttatatagacagatgtgtgcctttccaaatcatgtccaatcaattgaatttatcacaggtggactccagttaagttgtagaaacatctcaaggattatcaatggaaacagaatgcacctgatctcaatatcaagtctcacagcaaagggtctaaaaccctgttttcgctttgtcattatggggtattatgtgtagattgatgaggattaacatttatttgatcaattttagaataaggctgtaacgtaacaaaatgtggaaaatgggaaggggtctgaatactttctgaatgcactgtatagtggCACCATCTCCACATACATTTTAGTTGAGGTTGTTACAGGACTACTGATAACAAATCAACATGTTCTTCTTACACTGTGGGTAAAGGTTAGGGTGTTGGAGGGCAATTCAGTGTTTGAGTTGTGCCCCAATGAGCAAGCATTTTGTAAGGCCAGTCGATGTGGAATTCAATGTGCTCCAATGACTGTACATTTTGTTTAGATCTCTACAGGCTCTTGGTCTGGATCATGTATTCCTACCTGTAATATAATTACTCAAGTGCAAAGttccatttattttatttgtattttatttatcctttattttacCAGCATCAGAACCATGGTTGGCCAGTATCATGGCTAAAAGATGACAGAGGACTTCCTGCTCCGTTATCACTATGCTATCGCATACCCCCTGACCCCCGGATTAGCAGCACCTTTACTCAACACCTAGGATCTTGTAAAGGTGTAATTTCAGAGGGTGTTCTGTGCTAGTTCATGGACTGTGAGCCAATCAGAATTTGAGCAGCTCATTGTTCTGGTGCATTTTCCACCCCAAGTTGCATGACTGTAAACTCAAAAAGACCagccgagagagagaaaaagaacgaGTGGCTTATCGTTCACGCTTAGGCTTCCTGGCTGAAAGaaacttcccactgggcacagacgtcaattcaatgtcaattcaacatctattccacggtTTTTTCaatgtaatttaattgaaatgatttggaaacaatgttgattcaacccgtgtgtgcccagtgggttgggATATCCATGAACCATAATTGCCCCGCACACATGTACATTTTTAAACAGAGGCGTATCGGTTGCACCTCCTTTGCCTGTTCCATTCCTCTTGTCTTAATGAAAACTTTAGTGAGAACAAGGGGAGAGATACCAATACCTTGTCAGCCTGGGCTTAATGGAGGGGGCTGCATGTGACCGTGCTGTCTTGGCTGGAGGCCAGCGTCCTGGCAGTGTTTCAGTACTTAAACACAGGCCTACTAAGCCTCCTTTACAAGCTGGGGACCCTAAGcatggaaaaactgagtttttgcCGCTGCAGTGAAGAGCCCACTTCAGAAAGTACAAATTTGGTGGTTTAGAaacagagagggcgagagagaaacagagagggcgagagagaaacagagagggcgagagagaaacagagagggcgagagagaaacagagagggcgagagagaaacagagagggcgagagagaaacagagagggcgagagagaaacagagagggcgagagagaaacagagagggcgagagagaaacagagagggcgagagagaaacagagagggcgagagagaaacagagagggcgagagagaaacagagagcgggggagagagagactccattgtCTGCAAACAGGCTACACTCTGGGTATTGTTGGCTAAAGATGGGTACATTCTGTCTCCATGTCTTTGAATTGCAGGGACAGCTTGTGAATTGGAAGCACAACAGCACTTCATTTACTCTGGGCAAGGAGTACTAAAATAAACACTACAttttgttataataataatatacatttaAACGGTTGATGGATGTTCATTTTCGCCATCAAATATTAAGCAAACTTCTGCCATCCCATATTTCAGTAGAACATCCAATGTAACGTCCAATATTTCCTCACAAGCTTATACACACAAGTAACACCAAACTCTCATCCCTCACTTGAGCTAATGAGCCTGTTCACAAATCCTACTGCTAATGTAATTGGAGTGCAGTGATGTCAGTGTGCTGACATTTCTCAATCTAATATTTCTCCACCCAAATCATATTAGGCTGAATGTGAATACATGTCACGGATCGTGAGACACAGCAGTCTTTCTGGAAGATACTCAAATGTTTTGGATCTCACATGTAAAGTAGGTCATTGATGTAGTGTGTGTTGCCTTTGTAAAAATGGAAGGGGGATTACATTCTCCGGTTTGTTGTAACCCTGAAAATGGCTTGCAAAATCACAGAATCATTCATGAAGGCTTGAAACACACATGCAGCAGTGTCATCAGTGGTACTTTGAATAGTGATCAAATGAAGGATTCTTCCCCCAGCATCCAGGCATCGAGCACGTAGGAAAGCTCATTTGACATACTTATTTATAGCGTTTTATAGCCCTGGCGGTCTGAGCAGGGAGAGTCGAGGACGTATCCAAACACAGAGACGCCTGCCAAGTCATGAGTTGTGAGATTACTTTCAAAGCGAGGACGGCAGTTCAGAAGCCAGGGTCCCAATTCCGGTAATcaccctcctcccttcatcccccaACTCACCTCCTCCCAGACACCCCTGCTGTGTCTCGACTCTTCAGACATCAATTCTCTGGAATATACCGCTCAGTGGTCACATAcctctctttttttcccccaaGGTGGCCATGTACAAAGTCCAGACCACTAGTCTATACTTAATTAAGATAACATTAAAACATGGTTATGTTTCATTTCTTTTTTTTATGGTCCCACTCTTCAGCTGTCTGTCGATATATTGCGGTTGTTTCTCCCCAACAATACTATGCACATTCAACCACTACTCCGGTTGGGCCAGCCCTCCTCATTGCCACCGCTGCAATGACCTGTGGGTTTCTTTGCTAGATAAATATATCCCCGGTCATCTACTGGCACTGCGGCCGCCCACCAGTTGGGGCCTGGCAAAGTCCCATAACAGTGCCTTGTGTGCTTACGATAGACTAAGCAAAGACGGGAGAGGAGCACTCATCTCTTTGGCCTCAGAGAGCCTCATGCAGGCTAGGGCTCTTGGCTTATGGGGGCTGAGCCCAGAggagggactggaggagaggggataAGGGATCAGGACCCCAAATCGCTAGCCTGGTGGGAACTTCAAATGTACCTCTAGGACTGTAGTGCCCCCTGGGGAGTGGGatggggtagggtagggggagAGCACTGGTCTTTCTGCCTGGCTTCAGGCTGTTTTACATTATTATGTTATGTTTCTTAGTATGAAGTTATACTTTACATTCAGCCTACGATGTGTCCACCTCTGCCATAGGCTTCAGTTGCCATGGATCCTCAGTTACCATGACATCAACATCTGATCTGTGAGAGATGTGAAAGTCTGCAAGAATTGCCAGAGAAGTATTTTATTGCCAAAATGGCTTATGATCAACCAAATAAGCCATTGTTTCGCCCAAAATGCCACACACTTTGTTGCAGAGATGTCTTAAAGACAAGGTCAAGAATGTAGCCAGCATGATACAGAAGTGACTGAGATAAGCTTTTGTCATTTTTGGTCAGCGTTCAGACATGTTTACTTTCGTTCCTTTGACCTCCATTAGTTGATTATGGCTGTTTgtatggtggaggtggtggaggaggtacaGTAGTTTATCAGCTGTTGATCCTTGATCCTGACCCCTCCTTTGTAAACGATGCAAAAGCAACATTTCTGGGAACAAACTCTGGGGAAAGCATCTGGGAGTACATATCTTCCTTTGTGCAGAAAAGCTTTTAGGTAATGTGACAAGTATGCACTGTTTTAGTTCATGTTGATGACACACCCATTGATACAAATATTTTTTCCATGTGTAGATCATGAGTCTCGGGAACACGAGGACACCCTGACAACCGAAATAATGGAGGACCAACTGCACCCTGCTAAGGTGCCGCTCCTCCCCAAGCAGGACGTCATCAACAGCAAGAAGATCCAGGCCATGCGCAAGGACAAGGACCGCAAGCGGGCGCAGGCCAAACTGCGCTCCATTGGGCCCATGGACTACTCCCCACTCCCCATTGACAAGCATGAGCCAGAGTTTGTAAGTATAAgagtggagagaaggaaagatggggTCTAACGCTAATATTGTGCTAATGCTGATGCTTGCTAGTGTGCATCTTCAACTCTGGTCCTAGGAGAGAGAACTGACTGTTCAAGAATTTGTTCCACCCATGGCGctaacactggaaactaatgttAGTTGTATCGTTCCTCCACAGGGTCCTTGCAGGAGGAAGCTGGATGGGATCATCCAGGGAATGAAGGACACATCCCGTGTCATGGCCCTGTCCTTGTACCTCCCCAACTGTGACAGAAAGGGCTTCTTCAAACGCAAACAGGTGAGAACTATCCCTCCGTCGTCGTCCTTATTCAGGTGTAACATAGACCAGTTGTATAATGATGTGCCTCTTCAGATCCACATTGGCTCCAAAATAATATTTGTTCTTACgatgtctttctctcgctcattctctctttccctcccttgtGTTGCTGCACATTGATCGCTCACACAGTGCAAACCCTCCCGCGGCAGGAAGCGGGGCATCTGCTGGTGCGTGGACAAGTACGGCGTGCAGCTGCCCGGTACAGACTACAGCGGGGGAGACATCCAATGCAAGGACCTAGAGAGCAGCAGCAACAATGAGTGAATAGGCTGCTCCAACCCCGTCCCGATCACCTGACCCAGGGCCctgcctcctcctttccctcctgcCTGTCTGCTCCGCCCTCCAGTCACTTTTTGAGATtttcaaaacaaaaaaaatataaacaTCAAATGAACGAAAGGACAGGCTTGAAAAAAGGACACCTGAAATCTCTTTTTTTTGTGTGACTGTGTGCTCATCTCTTAGTAGACGGAACCCAGGAGGTTTTAAGCCCTTGTTTGACCCTCGGGCCCCTCCCCCACTAAGAGCTGGGAACCACACTAATGATTCatgaaaatatatacttgtgttgaTATATTTTTATAGAAGCTGGGGTGTAAGCACCAAACTTTGTATCATGTAAAGCTAACATAAAAGCGATGAAAAAATGAAAATAAGGCATGCTGATTATAAACGGGACTGTTTTGATCATTCACATCTATTGCTATTGAGGTGTCAGAGGAGATAGCTGGACCTTCTATTGGCAGAggtatttgtttttttgtttggttGCTTtccaaaaaagaaaaaagaagcaTGTGATAGGGTCTTTCTGAGACAGTTGACTCTATTTGGGTATTTGGTTCTGTCACAGCACTTATGAATAGGGGAACCTGCTTGGTATGTGTAACTTCACTAAGTTTGTGTGGGCGagcatgtatgtgtgtttgagtgtgtgtgtgtgtgtgagagagagagagagagagagagagagagggagtgagcctTTAACACAAGAATGtcatttttctttctcttttcgtcttgtcacaacaacaacataacaagcATTATTGCTGGTGCTTGAAGTAGTCTTGAGGATGGATTTCTCCCACTATTCTATGAAACCTATGTATCTGGGAAAATGGAGAGTGTTTGACATAATAAGCAGCTCATTACAGACGAACCTATGTAAGTGACTCTTTGACTCTGTAGCTAGCCTGATATGCCAACTGTGCCTATTGTTAACAGACACTGCCATGTAGGGTAACACAGAACTTAATGGAGAACACTGCCCCTACTGGTGAAGGGAATACTGCCTCAAAGTGCCCATTCTCTCATCTGATCAGAGCTGTGCTCAGCAAGACTCCATTGGTCCCAACTACCTGGACTTAAATAATATTGAATGTGGCTGAACAATCATGCAGTCCCCCCCCCAATAACTAACAGCAGTAATGCATTTTATTGCTAAAGTCTGGACAAAAATTGGGAGAACGAGGGGAAAAAAGCATGCTGTAGACTTGCATTCACCAGTGAGGCTAGATGTTTTGGGAGAACGCGGGGGGAAAAGCATGCTGTAGACTTGCGTTCACCAGTGAGGCTAGATGTTTTGGGAGAACGAGGGGGGGAAAGCATGCTGTAGACTTGCGTTCACCAGTGAGGCTAGATGTTTTGGGAGAACGAGGGGGGAAAAGCATGCTGTAGACTTGCATTCACCAGTGAGGCTATAGATGTTTACCCTTTGTGTCTCAGTTGCTCGAGGGTGTAGTCTTGTACGGTTTTGTTTGAGCTGTTTTCTTTGCCTTCAGTGAAGTAACAACCGCCCACTTTTGAGCCATGTTCCTTAACCAAGTGGTCCCCTAACAATGCTACGGTGTAACCTTGGTGTATTACTTTTACCTACAGATTAATGAATGTTATTTTTTTTTCAACAAACAACTACAATGTACTGGTGCTTGGAAAAGGACGTGTGTATTTTAGCCTGTAAACAATTTGAATAGTTCCATGACCATCCTTATTTGAATATGAGACAGTCAAAAAAAAGCTATACCCCATCTATATCCTTCCCTCTTTGCTTGCATGCCGCACCCCAAAATTGTTCCCTCTTTCTCGACAACTTGTTTTTcagcacaacacaacattacTTGCATCGGAAATGGTGAGCAGTTTTCCTTCCGCTGAAGGGAGGCATCGTTGAACACTACCTACAGGGTCAGTTGAAAGAGTAGTTTATGTCCGTCTGTGTGCAAGTCGCAGTGCCTTCCTACATGCAAATCCACATTTGAATAGTGATGCAAATGCAACGTGGTAGCTGTCTTAAGTTACAGAGACCCTGCTCATGCTGAGAGGCCCCAGAGTAGTTGTTCTTGATGTAGTCCAGACAAAGGGTAACTCTATAGGATGTGACATAGCCCTTGTAATCGTGTCACAGTCACATTATGAATCTGTTGCTAATCCCTCTCTGTGGGCAAGGTGGACCAGAATACCCCTTCTGTCTCATATTTTCAAACACACTGATAAGCTAGAACATTGCTTTCAAAGTTGACTGCCAATGTATTCGATTGCCAGAAAATATAAGCCAAGTGATATTACAATTCCGAGTTAGCACTAGCAAActgctgctgcttctctctcccagtAGTCAGAGAAGAGATGTACAAGGCATTACTAGCCATCAGATCCTATTCCACAGCGTAAGTGGTCATAGTTACTCTAGCCACGGAGTGGGAGGCAGGGGGAAAGGCCATCAGCAGACAAAAAATGAAAGAGCTTTTACTCCAGCCTCAGTTGAGTCTGTGAACCAACCATTATGTAATATTATCCGTTTGGACATACAGATGTGATGGATAGGATACTCTTGATTTGTATGGCTCATAATGGCAATGAGATGCTGTAACACTAACAATGGGGTCAACACGTTCAGGCCTATAGCTTTATACCCTCATTTACTATGAGACAGAATTAGTGGGGAAAAAGTCACTATACCCTGCTACCCTTCACATCCTTCTTATATGGAGGTGAACTATACAGCCCCTGTGGCAAATCTCAAATCACTAGGTCCTCCTATACCCAATGCAGCTTGGCACCCttccccacctccaccccagtCCACTTTGAAAGAAAGCAGCTTGCACTTACTGTATAGAAGTTAAAACAACTACAATATTAATACCGACAGACAATGTCCTGTAATAGTGTTGCTTGTGTATAAAAACAAACAAGCTGAACATTTACTGTGATTCAGAATCAGGCCTCTGCAAGGCCTTCTGGGTAATCGTTGACAGGGGCTTTATGTGGCCCATGCCTGGGACCT
This sequence is a window from Oncorhynchus gorbuscha isolate QuinsamMale2020 ecotype Even-year linkage group LG01, OgorEven_v1.0, whole genome shotgun sequence. Protein-coding genes within it:
- the LOC124043759 gene encoding insulin-like growth factor-binding protein 5, with translation MFLSFCLLVTFVLGLSGCLGSYVPCEPCDQKALSMCPPVPVGCQLVKEPGCGCCLTCALSEGQACGVYTGTCTHGLRCLPRNGEEKPLHALLHGRGVCTNEKGYKPLHPPIDHESREHEDTLTTEIMEDQLHPAKVPLLPKQDVINSKKIQAMRKDKDRKRAQAKLRSIGPMDYSPLPIDKHEPEFGPCRRKLDGIIQGMKDTSRVMALSLYLPNCDRKGFFKRKQCKPSRGRKRGICWCVDKYGVQLPGTDYSGGDIQCKDLESSSNNE